One window of the Thermodesulfomicrobium sp. WS genome contains the following:
- a CDS encoding nitronate monooxygenase has product MEFPSLRIGDLIARIPIVQGGMGVGISLSNLASAVMKEGGIGVIAAAMIGMGEPDIGSNYREANVRALTREIRAARQKADGILGVNIMVALTNFSDMVRTSIKEGVDVIFAGAGLPLDLPSYLEGAKTKLVPIVSSARAAAIICKKWLQKFDRLPDAFVVEGPKAGGHLGFKPEQIQDPAFALERIVPEVVATVREFEERAQRPIPVIAAGGVYEGADIHKFLELGAAGVQMGTRFVATHECDADPRFKEAYIQAKPEDIEIIQSPVGLPGRAIISSFLEDVKRGLKKPFTCPFHCVSTCDYTKSPYCIGMALTNAKKGLLKHGFAFAGANAWRVDKIISVRELIDSLRQGFAAAVADSSPEPCAA; this is encoded by the coding sequence ATGGAATTTCCAAGCTTGCGTATCGGCGATCTCATCGCCCGCATCCCCATTGTCCAAGGCGGCATGGGCGTGGGCATTTCCCTGTCCAACCTGGCATCTGCGGTCATGAAAGAAGGCGGCATCGGCGTTATCGCCGCAGCCATGATCGGCATGGGCGAGCCGGATATCGGCTCCAATTACCGGGAGGCCAATGTCCGCGCCCTCACTCGCGAGATTCGCGCCGCCCGGCAAAAGGCCGACGGCATCCTTGGGGTCAACATCATGGTAGCGCTCACCAATTTCAGCGATATGGTGCGCACTTCCATCAAGGAAGGGGTCGATGTCATCTTTGCGGGCGCAGGACTGCCCTTGGATCTGCCCAGCTATCTCGAAGGGGCAAAGACCAAGCTCGTGCCCATCGTGTCTTCCGCCCGGGCCGCGGCCATCATCTGCAAAAAATGGCTGCAGAAGTTTGACCGCCTGCCGGATGCCTTCGTGGTGGAAGGGCCCAAGGCCGGCGGCCACTTGGGCTTCAAACCCGAACAAATCCAAGACCCTGCCTTCGCCCTGGAGCGTATCGTTCCGGAAGTCGTGGCCACGGTACGGGAGTTCGAAGAACGGGCCCAACGCCCCATCCCGGTCATCGCTGCCGGCGGCGTGTACGAGGGCGCGGACATCCACAAATTCCTTGAGCTTGGTGCCGCAGGGGTACAAATGGGCACCCGCTTCGTGGCCACCCACGAATGCGACGCCGACCCGCGCTTCAAGGAGGCCTACATCCAGGCCAAGCCCGAGGACATTGAGATCATCCAAAGCCCCGTGGGCCTTCCCGGCCGGGCCATCATCAGCTCCTTCCTGGAAGACGTCAAACGCGGGCTCAAAAAGCCCTTCACCTGCCCCTTCCACTGTGTCTCCACCTGTGACTACACCAAGAGCCCGTACTGCATCGGCATGGCGCTCACCAATGCCAAAAAAGGGCTCCTCAAGCACGGGTTCGCCTTTGCCGGCGCCAATGCCTGGCGCGTGGACAAGATCATCTCCGTGCGGGAGCTCATTGATTCCCTGCGGCAAGGCTTTGCCGCCGCCGTGGCGGACTCCAGCCCGGAACCGTGCGCAGCCTAG
- a CDS encoding SAM-dependent chlorinase/fluorinase: protein MRPVFVLLTDFGYASPYVGQMKAVLLAGCRDAAIIDLTHDITAHAVCEAAFLLTASIPYLPAQSIVLAVVDPGVGTERAMVLWDTPELRILAPDNGLLAPLAHQGTLWRISMPEAPSATFHGRDVLAPVAVRLALGDPPIAVATPWGTQPLVSLPAPPAPSPGQILTRVAHVDRFGNCLLELPANTPLPARILVQGRPARVVRTYSDLAPQELGVLRGSQGVWEIALREASAAHLLGLGAGALVFLVPADPSTPA from the coding sequence ATGCGCCCGGTCTTTGTGCTCCTCACCGATTTCGGCTACGCCAGCCCCTACGTGGGTCAGATGAAGGCCGTGCTCCTGGCAGGCTGCCGCGACGCCGCCATCATCGACCTCACGCACGACATTACGGCCCACGCCGTCTGCGAGGCGGCCTTTCTCCTTACAGCCAGCATCCCCTATCTACCGGCTCAAAGCATCGTACTCGCCGTGGTGGACCCGGGAGTGGGCACCGAGCGGGCCATGGTGCTTTGGGATACCCCGGAGCTCCGTATCCTCGCCCCGGACAACGGCCTGCTTGCACCCCTGGCCCACCAAGGGACGCTCTGGCGCATCTCCATGCCTGAAGCGCCCAGCGCCACCTTCCACGGCCGGGACGTCCTCGCCCCCGTGGCGGTGCGCCTCGCCCTGGGGGATCCGCCGATCGCTGTGGCAACGCCGTGGGGGACGCAGCCCCTTGTGAGCCTTCCTGCACCGCCAGCGCCTTCCCCCGGGCAGATCCTTACCCGGGTGGCGCATGTGGACCGCTTCGGCAATTGTCTGCTCGAGCTTCCGGCCAACACGCCACTGCCCGCCCGTATCCTGGTGCAAGGACGGCCCGCGCGCGTCGTGCGCACCTACAGCGACCTGGCCCCCCAAGAGCTCGGGGTGCTCCGGGGAAGCCAGGGGGTCTGGGAGATTGCCCTGCGGGAGGCATCAGCCGCGCACCTGCTGGGGCTGGGTGCCGGGGCATTGGTCTTCCTCGTCCCAGCCGATCCCTCCACCCCGGCATGA
- the rd gene encoding rubredoxin: MSKYVCTLCGYVYDPAKGDPDSGIAPGTAFEDLPEDWECPVCGASKADFVKEN, translated from the coding sequence ATGAGCAAATACGTGTGCACCCTGTGTGGCTATGTGTATGACCCTGCCAAAGGTGACCCCGACAGCGGCATCGCCCCAGGGACGGCCTTCGAAGACCTGCCCGAAGACTGGGAGTGCCCCGTATGTGGGGCCAGCAAAGCCGATTTCGTCAAAGAAAACTAA
- a CDS encoding flavodoxin domain-containing protein, translated as MAAIEIKKNVYWVGVVDWNIHDFHGYSRSPEGTTYNAYLVLDDKITLFDSAPQKFQWDLYHQIRSIIPLEKIDYIVCNHIEPDHAGAMPFLMEHIRPEKVVCSKMGHRMLLDHFHQPDWPYHVVGTGDTLSLGARTVHFLETRMLHWPDSMFSYIPEDKLLISNDAFGQNLATSERFDDEVDFGRLMSATSHYYHNIVLPYSTRVLEVLAEVGKRGWQIDMIAPDHGIIWRSHVADILAAYQAYAEQKTGKRAVVVYDTMWHSTEKMAKAIADGIMETGVGVRVMSLKEYHHSDVMAELATATGIVCGSPTHNNGILPLMADFLTYMKGLRPAGRIGAAFGSYGWSGESVAAITEWLKSAKVDVVEPGVKAKNVPDHAKLAECKDLGRRVGQAIIERVQSRA; from the coding sequence ATGGCTGCCATTGAAATCAAGAAAAACGTCTACTGGGTCGGCGTGGTTGATTGGAATATCCACGATTTCCATGGATATTCCCGTTCTCCGGAAGGCACGACCTACAACGCCTACCTCGTGCTGGACGACAAGATCACCCTCTTCGACTCTGCACCGCAAAAATTCCAGTGGGATCTCTACCACCAGATCCGCTCCATCATCCCCCTGGAAAAGATCGACTATATCGTGTGCAACCACATCGAGCCCGATCATGCGGGTGCCATGCCCTTCCTCATGGAGCATATCCGGCCCGAAAAAGTCGTCTGCTCCAAGATGGGACACCGCATGCTGCTCGATCACTTCCATCAGCCCGACTGGCCCTACCATGTGGTGGGAACAGGAGACACGCTATCCTTGGGCGCACGCACCGTCCATTTCCTGGAGACGCGCATGCTCCATTGGCCGGACTCCATGTTCTCCTACATCCCGGAGGACAAGCTCCTCATCTCCAACGACGCCTTTGGCCAAAACCTGGCCACCAGCGAACGCTTTGACGACGAGGTGGACTTCGGTCGCCTCATGAGCGCCACGTCTCACTACTACCACAACATCGTGCTGCCGTATTCGACGCGGGTTCTGGAAGTGCTCGCCGAGGTGGGCAAACGCGGCTGGCAGATCGACATGATCGCCCCGGACCACGGCATCATCTGGCGCTCGCACGTGGCGGACATCCTGGCGGCCTATCAGGCCTACGCCGAGCAGAAGACCGGTAAGCGCGCCGTGGTGGTGTATGACACCATGTGGCACTCCACGGAAAAGATGGCCAAGGCCATTGCCGATGGCATCATGGAAACCGGTGTGGGGGTGCGGGTCATGAGCCTCAAAGAATACCACCACAGCGACGTCATGGCGGAGCTGGCCACAGCCACGGGCATCGTGTGCGGCTCTCCCACCCACAATAACGGCATCCTTCCCCTTATGGCCGACTTCCTCACCTACATGAAGGGGCTCCGGCCGGCAGGTCGCATCGGGGCCGCCTTCGGGTCCTACGGCTGGAGTGGTGAGTCGGTCGCCGCCATCACCGAATGGCTCAAGAGCGCCAAGGTGGATGTGGTGGAACCCGGGGTCAAGGCCAAGAACGTGCCCGATCACGCCAAGCTTGCCGAGTGCAAGGACTTGGGCCGCCGCGTGGGCCAGGCCATCATCGAACGCGTGCAAAGCCGCGCCTAA
- a CDS encoding cytochrome ubiquinol oxidase subunit I yields the protein MDVLWLSRLQFAMATLFHFIFVPLTLGLSILVAIMETKYVRTGDPVYKRMTQFWGKLFVINFVLGIVTGITLEFQFGTNWSRYSAYVGDIFGSLLAIEATLAFFLESTFLGAWIFGWDKLSAKMHAACIWLVAAASNISALWILLANGFMQHPVGYVLQNGRAELESFLAVITNGFAWQQYIHTLSGAFALAGFFVMGISAFHLLRKNETDFFTRSFRLGSLFALIFSLVVAIQGHHHAQEVTRIQPAKLAAMEALWETPQKGEGAPMYLLVLPDEDNEQNAIEALGIPGGLSFLAHGSFTAPVQGLKEWPKEDRPPVLLTFLSFRAMVGLGTLMIALAAWAWLSRNRLEHSSTLLRLLPYAIPIPYLALEAGWMVAEVGRQPWIVYGLMRTADAVSPVAASQVAFSLVALTVLYALLGAADIAMLTIYARKGPKPA from the coding sequence ATGGACGTACTGTGGCTCTCGCGTCTGCAATTCGCCATGGCCACCCTGTTCCATTTCATTTTCGTGCCCCTGACCTTGGGGCTCTCCATTCTGGTGGCCATCATGGAGACCAAGTATGTGCGCACCGGGGACCCGGTGTACAAACGCATGACCCAGTTCTGGGGCAAGCTCTTCGTCATCAACTTCGTGCTCGGCATCGTCACCGGCATTACCCTGGAATTCCAGTTTGGCACCAACTGGTCCCGCTACTCGGCCTACGTGGGCGACATCTTTGGCTCGCTACTGGCCATCGAGGCGACCCTGGCCTTTTTCCTGGAATCCACCTTTCTTGGGGCCTGGATCTTCGGCTGGGACAAACTTTCTGCCAAGATGCACGCCGCCTGTATCTGGCTTGTGGCTGCAGCCTCCAATATCTCCGCGCTGTGGATCCTGCTCGCCAACGGCTTCATGCAGCACCCCGTGGGCTACGTCCTGCAAAACGGCCGCGCCGAGCTGGAGAGTTTTCTCGCAGTCATCACCAACGGCTTTGCCTGGCAGCAGTACATCCACACCCTGTCCGGGGCCTTTGCCCTGGCTGGCTTTTTCGTCATGGGGATCTCCGCCTTTCATCTGCTGCGCAAGAACGAAACCGATTTCTTCACCCGCTCCTTCCGCTTGGGTTCTCTCTTTGCGTTGATCTTTTCCCTCGTCGTGGCCATCCAAGGCCATCACCACGCCCAGGAAGTCACCCGCATCCAGCCGGCCAAGCTGGCGGCCATGGAAGCCCTGTGGGAGACTCCGCAAAAGGGTGAGGGCGCGCCCATGTATCTCTTGGTGCTCCCGGATGAAGACAACGAGCAAAATGCCATCGAGGCCTTGGGCATTCCCGGTGGCCTGTCCTTTCTCGCCCACGGCTCCTTCACTGCGCCGGTCCAAGGGCTCAAGGAATGGCCCAAGGAAGACCGGCCGCCGGTGCTCCTCACCTTCCTCTCCTTCCGCGCCATGGTGGGTCTGGGCACCCTCATGATCGCCCTGGCGGCCTGGGCCTGGCTCTCCCGCAACCGCCTGGAGCACTCCTCCACGCTCCTGCGTCTTTTGCCCTACGCCATCCCCATCCCCTATCTGGCCTTGGAAGCCGGCTGGATGGTGGCGGAAGTGGGACGCCAACCCTGGATCGTCTACGGCCTCATGCGGACCGCCGACGCCGTATCCCCCGTGGCCGCAAGCCAAGTGGCCTTCTCGCTGGTGGCGCTCACCGTGCTCTACGCCCTGCTCGGCGCAGCGGACATCGCCATGCTCACCATCTACGCCCGCAAGGGCCCCAAGCCTGCGTAA
- a CDS encoding NF038143 family protein gives MGASLADRQALVLAAEEALAARLAQAVLPRPKPSAWMILLPPLFVFFALDMQRHKKEAKIFADGFLLTKRLALKRAGEAARDGAAPALVFPDPPFEVGSPAAWERIRAAQAKEVALLEEHYGRLLAAQGATFAGLVQSAYGTPGEYLAFCNALRQAEAAVNACMLEEIHTTAAAQEAVVAMENALEELRLEQMRRIFGMR, from the coding sequence ATGGGCGCATCGCTTGCGGATCGTCAGGCATTGGTGCTGGCCGCGGAAGAGGCCCTCGCGGCCCGGCTTGCGCAGGCGGTTTTGCCGCGGCCCAAGCCTTCGGCGTGGATGATTCTGCTTCCGCCGCTTTTCGTGTTTTTTGCCTTGGACATGCAGCGCCATAAGAAGGAAGCGAAGATCTTTGCCGATGGGTTTCTCTTGACCAAGCGCTTGGCCCTGAAGCGTGCAGGAGAGGCAGCCCGGGATGGTGCGGCCCCTGCACTGGTCTTCCCGGACCCGCCCTTTGAGGTTGGGAGTCCTGCGGCTTGGGAGCGCATCCGGGCCGCGCAGGCCAAGGAAGTAGCGCTCCTTGAGGAGCACTATGGTCGCCTGCTGGCGGCCCAAGGCGCTACCTTCGCAGGTCTGGTGCAGAGCGCCTACGGCACCCCAGGGGAATATCTCGCCTTTTGCAATGCCCTGCGTCAGGCGGAGGCTGCGGTCAACGCCTGCATGCTCGAAGAGATCCACACCACCGCCGCAGCGCAAGAGGCCGTCGTGGCCATGGAAAACGCCTTGGAAGAGCTGCGGCTCGAGCAAATGCGCCGCATTTTTGGCATGCGCTAA
- a CDS encoding glycosyltransferase family 9 protein — translation MHAVMIRLSALGDVTLTTGVLHFWHQTRGMTFTVVTRDALTPLFAGHPAVRDVIAVTEAHRSAHGWLRCARALARRFAGSPLIDLHGTLRTRLLQMLWHGPVHRYPKFTLTRRLFRATHHPGMGARLLAASVPQRYALALEPQAPTRTSLAPRLFPSPEELAWARALLEGLGLCRPLALHPYATHPAKTPKPAWWRILLRTLQEAGVPCLVIGHSSTPLIAHSPVDRTSRDSLRQTMALLSLCQGLVTGDSGPMHLAWGVDTPVFALFGPTTAHWGFAPAGARHHILTAPCPKAPCSLHGQTPCPGGATCLDRLDPQATAASILHWRARVAA, via the coding sequence ATGCACGCGGTGATGATCCGCCTGAGCGCCCTGGGCGACGTGACCCTCACCACCGGGGTGCTCCACTTCTGGCACCAAACCCGAGGCATGACGTTCACCGTGGTCACCCGTGACGCCCTCACTCCTCTCTTTGCCGGCCATCCGGCAGTGCGCGACGTCATCGCGGTCACCGAAGCACACCGCAGCGCCCATGGCTGGCTGCGCTGCGCACGCGCCCTGGCACGCCGCTTTGCCGGCTCCCCCCTCATCGACCTCCACGGTACCCTGCGCACCCGTCTGCTCCAGATGCTCTGGCACGGCCCGGTGCACCGCTATCCCAAATTCACCCTGACCCGACGCCTCTTTCGCGCCACCCACCACCCCGGCATGGGCGCACGCCTCCTCGCCGCCTCCGTGCCCCAGCGCTACGCCCTGGCCCTGGAGCCGCAGGCCCCGACGCGTACGAGCCTTGCGCCGCGCCTCTTTCCCTCCCCGGAAGAACTAGCCTGGGCGCGCGCCCTGCTCGAGGGCCTCGGGCTCTGCCGTCCCCTGGCCCTGCACCCCTACGCCACCCACCCCGCCAAGACCCCAAAGCCCGCCTGGTGGCGCATCCTGCTGCGCACCCTCCAGGAAGCCGGCGTCCCCTGCCTCGTCATCGGCCACAGTTCCACCCCGCTCATCGCCCACAGCCCCGTGGACCGCACCAGCCGTGACAGCCTGCGGCAGACCATGGCGCTGCTTTCCCTCTGCCAGGGACTTGTCACCGGCGACTCCGGCCCCATGCACCTGGCCTGGGGGGTGGACACCCCGGTGTTCGCCCTCTTTGGCCCCACCACCGCCCATTGGGGATTTGCCCCGGCAGGAGCGCGCCACCACATCCTCACCGCCCCATGTCCCAAGGCCCCGTGCTCGCTCCACGGCCAAACCCCATGCCCGGGCGGCGCCACCTGCCTGGACCGCTTGGATCCCCAAGCCACCGCCGCCAGCATCCTCCACTGGCGCGCCCGTGTCGCTGCGTAG
- a CDS encoding transcriptional repressor produces MREYLKKDMRLTSQRQVILEELRSVTTHPTAEEVYAMAKRRLPRISLGTVYRNLDVLADLGLVRVLEMASQQRRFDADMRPHHHIRCQVCGRVDDIWQPLALSMDLHALDTPYHVTGYELELTGICPQCQQCQEEPTPPQEKNAG; encoded by the coding sequence ATGCGCGAGTATCTCAAAAAAGACATGCGCCTCACCAGCCAGCGCCAAGTGATCCTGGAAGAGCTTCGCAGCGTCACGACCCACCCCACCGCTGAAGAAGTGTACGCCATGGCCAAGCGTCGGCTGCCCCGCATCAGCCTGGGAACGGTGTACCGCAACTTGGATGTGCTGGCAGACCTGGGCTTGGTGCGCGTGCTGGAGATGGCCTCACAGCAGCGGCGCTTCGATGCGGACATGCGGCCGCACCATCACATCCGCTGCCAGGTATGCGGCCGGGTGGACGACATCTGGCAGCCGCTTGCCCTTTCCATGGACCTGCACGCCCTGGACACCCCATACCACGTCACGGGCTACGAGCTGGAGCTTACGGGCATCTGTCCCCAATGCCAGCAGTGCCAGGAGGAACCGACCCCTCCTCAAGAAAAAAATGCTGGATAG
- a CDS encoding adenosylcobinamide-GDP ribazoletransferase — MNAAPISRLWRRIHLALAFLTIFPGPRQACSEADIISSVPFYPLVGAVLGALLAAAAWAMHMLLPPLVAGFALVGVCAALTRGLHWDGLADVADAWGARAEGDRFWAIVKDSRMGAFGVLAMVLGVGLQGAALGNLCAAARLEPIFLAPCLGRLACLALASAGRPWARPGLGSLTLRGATPPALGANLLAAGLLAGLAMPLTRLLAALGASSIGLGLLLRLARRHQGLNGDFLGAAIVWTETMVLVCS, encoded by the coding sequence ATGAACGCCGCGCCCATCAGCCGCCTCTGGCGCCGCATCCACCTGGCCCTAGCCTTTCTCACCATCTTCCCAGGACCGCGCCAGGCCTGCTCGGAAGCGGACATCATCTCCAGCGTCCCGTTCTATCCCCTCGTGGGAGCTGTGCTTGGCGCGCTGCTTGCCGCAGCGGCCTGGGCCATGCACATGCTGCTTCCTCCGCTCGTGGCGGGATTTGCCCTCGTCGGGGTATGCGCGGCCCTTACCCGAGGACTCCATTGGGACGGACTGGCGGACGTAGCCGACGCCTGGGGGGCTCGAGCAGAAGGCGACCGCTTCTGGGCCATTGTCAAAGATAGCCGCATGGGCGCCTTCGGGGTCCTCGCCATGGTCCTCGGGGTGGGACTGCAAGGGGCGGCCCTGGGGAACCTCTGCGCGGCGGCGCGCCTCGAACCCATTTTCCTTGCCCCGTGCCTCGGCCGCTTGGCCTGCCTCGCCCTCGCCTCTGCAGGGCGACCATGGGCCAGGCCAGGGCTGGGAAGCCTCACACTGCGCGGCGCAACGCCCCCAGCCCTTGGCGCCAACCTTCTGGCCGCAGGCCTTCTTGCCGGTCTCGCCATGCCCCTGACCCGACTCCTAGCGGCACTTGGGGCCTCGAGCATCGGTCTTGGACTTCTCCTGCGCCTTGCCCGCCGCCACCAAGGACTCAACGGCGATTTTCTCGGAGCCGCCATTGTCTGGACCGAGACCATGGTGCTGGTATGCTCCTGA
- the cydB gene encoding cytochrome d ubiquinol oxidase subunit II, which translates to MLETIWFLVWGILWAVYFVLDGFDLGLGTLLPILGKTDTDRRTILNAMGPFWDGNEVWLITAGGVTFAAFPRAYAIMFSGLYTPLMLLLIALIVRGVAFEFRHLRDCPYWRALWDWAMTLGSFLPALLLGVAFANIFQGLPLDTQGIFQGSFFSLLNPYGLAGGVLFVLLFALHGCLWLALRTHGELHDRAVAMAGRIYPILAAVIALFVVLTVPLTGLLRNYLTNPLLLVLLAIPVGCLVLVRKEIQKGAGWKAWALSAGLIAGLTLFGVTGLYPNILPSSLDPAASVTAFNAASSTKTLSIMLLVALIFVPVVALYQVWMYRTFSHKMDERDLSHDNAY; encoded by the coding sequence ATGCTGGAGACCATCTGGTTTCTCGTCTGGGGAATTCTTTGGGCGGTGTATTTCGTGCTGGACGGCTTTGACCTGGGTCTGGGCACACTGCTGCCGATCCTGGGCAAAACCGATACCGACCGCCGCACCATCTTGAACGCCATGGGCCCCTTCTGGGACGGCAACGAGGTATGGCTCATCACTGCCGGAGGCGTCACCTTCGCCGCCTTCCCCAGGGCCTATGCCATCATGTTCAGCGGTCTCTACACGCCGCTCATGCTGCTGCTCATCGCCCTCATCGTCCGCGGCGTGGCCTTCGAGTTCCGCCATCTACGCGACTGCCCCTATTGGCGCGCCTTGTGGGACTGGGCCATGACCCTCGGCAGCTTCCTGCCCGCCCTGCTCTTGGGTGTTGCCTTTGCCAACATCTTCCAGGGCCTTCCCTTGGACACGCAAGGCATCTTCCAGGGCAGTTTCTTCTCCCTGCTCAACCCCTATGGCCTTGCGGGCGGCGTGCTCTTCGTGCTCCTGTTTGCCCTGCACGGCTGCCTGTGGCTCGCCCTGCGCACCCATGGAGAGCTCCATGACCGGGCCGTGGCCATGGCCGGGCGCATCTACCCCATCCTGGCGGCGGTCATCGCCCTGTTTGTGGTCCTGACCGTGCCGTTGACGGGCCTTTTGCGCAACTACCTCACCAACCCGCTGCTTCTGGTGCTTCTGGCCATCCCCGTGGGGTGTCTCGTGCTGGTGCGCAAGGAAATCCAAAAAGGCGCGGGCTGGAAGGCCTGGGCCCTGTCCGCAGGGCTCATCGCCGGCCTTACCCTCTTCGGGGTGACCGGGCTCTATCCCAATATCCTGCCCTCCAGCCTGGACCCGGCAGCATCCGTCACCGCGTTCAACGCCGCCTCCAGCACCAAGACGTTGTCTATCATGCTGCTGGTGGCCCTGATCTTCGTGCCGGTGGTGGCGCTCTACCAGGTGTGGATGTACCGCACCTTCTCCCACAAGATGGACGAGCGCGACCTCTCCCACGACAACGCCTACTAA
- a CDS encoding TraB/GumN family protein has protein sequence MTATDSSSLPASVTSITLPGREVYLVGTAHVSRQSVEDVRHTIQAVRPDTVCVELCPARYQSLSDPESWRRMDVYRVIRQGKAAFLLVQLILQAMYRRIGDRLGVQPGAEMLAAVELARTHGAQLVLADRDVQVTLKRVWGGMGWWTKMRFFGQLLWSIFDDEEVDAASVERLKESDALTAAMAELAEGFPEIKARLIDERDRYLAEKIRQAPGERIVAVVGAGHVPGIVRHIEEPCDLAPLEEVPPPSPWRRAAAWLIPALIVALVVLGFFRGGAALTGEAVLIWFGVHGTLSALGAAVALGHPLAVLSALVASPFTSLNPMIAAGWVAGLVQAWARKPTVADLEALPQSILTVRGFWTNPVSRILLVVVFANMGSSLGTLISGGWIFAKVL, from the coding sequence ATGACTGCGACAGACTCATCCTCGTTGCCCGCTTCGGTCACCTCCATCACGCTTCCTGGGCGGGAAGTGTATCTCGTTGGTACTGCCCACGTATCCCGGCAAAGCGTCGAGGATGTGCGCCATACGATCCAGGCCGTGCGCCCGGATACGGTTTGCGTGGAGCTGTGTCCTGCCCGCTACCAATCGCTGTCCGACCCCGAGTCCTGGCGTCGGATGGATGTGTACCGGGTCATCCGGCAGGGCAAGGCGGCGTTTTTGCTCGTGCAACTTATCCTTCAGGCCATGTACCGACGCATCGGGGATCGCTTGGGAGTGCAGCCGGGCGCCGAAATGCTCGCTGCCGTGGAGCTTGCCCGAACCCATGGGGCGCAGCTGGTACTGGCGGACCGTGACGTGCAAGTGACCTTGAAGCGCGTCTGGGGCGGCATGGGCTGGTGGACCAAGATGCGGTTTTTTGGCCAGCTGTTGTGGAGCATCTTTGACGATGAGGAGGTGGATGCCGCTTCGGTGGAGCGCCTCAAAGAGTCCGACGCCCTGACGGCGGCCATGGCGGAATTGGCGGAAGGATTTCCCGAGATCAAGGCCAGGCTCATCGACGAGCGGGACCGGTATTTGGCGGAAAAGATTCGCCAAGCCCCGGGAGAGCGCATCGTTGCCGTGGTGGGGGCCGGGCACGTGCCGGGCATTGTGCGCCATATCGAAGAGCCGTGCGATCTCGCCCCGCTGGAGGAAGTACCGCCGCCATCGCCGTGGCGTCGGGCTGCGGCCTGGCTCATCCCTGCGCTCATCGTCGCCTTGGTGGTGCTCGGTTTTTTTCGTGGCGGCGCGGCCTTGACCGGTGAGGCGGTGCTCATCTGGTTTGGGGTGCACGGCACGCTTTCGGCATTGGGTGCTGCCGTGGCCTTGGGCCACCCGTTGGCGGTGCTCTCGGCCCTGGTGGCCTCGCCGTTTACCAGCCTCAACCCCATGATCGCTGCCGGCTGGGTGGCGGGGCTCGTGCAGGCGTGGGCGCGCAAACCTACGGTGGCGGACCTGGAGGCCTTGCCCCAGAGCATCCTTACGGTGCGTGGTTTTTGGACCAACCCGGTCAGCCGCATCCTGCTCGTGGTGGTGTTCGCCAACATGGGAAGCTCACTCGGGACGTTGATTTCCGGCGGCTGGATCTTTGCGAAGGTGTTGTGA
- a CDS encoding DVU0298 family protein has product MNRRQRKTWVLELLAHPQWEARLHELLAVPGEHVLGGLFGALLHPDPLVRWHAVTAFGLVVAAMAEAAPESARVVMRRFLWSLNDESGGIGWGAPEAMAEIMAQSPRMANEYAKILRAYIHEAADDCPDCFLEYAPLRRGAFWGLGRLAEVRPEHVVDAAPDIIAALHEPDAGIRGLAAWAAGNLRLAEAVPGLQASVHDPASLEIYRQRTLSSTTVGTLAAEALAALGKSGPSHP; this is encoded by the coding sequence ATGAACCGCCGCCAGCGCAAAACCTGGGTTTTGGAGCTCCTCGCCCATCCCCAATGGGAGGCGCGCCTGCACGAACTCCTGGCGGTACCCGGCGAACACGTGCTGGGAGGGCTCTTTGGGGCCCTCCTCCATCCAGATCCCCTGGTGCGCTGGCATGCGGTGACGGCCTTTGGCCTGGTGGTGGCTGCCATGGCCGAGGCCGCCCCGGAATCCGCCCGGGTGGTCATGCGCCGCTTTCTCTGGAGCCTCAACGACGAGTCCGGCGGCATCGGCTGGGGAGCGCCCGAGGCCATGGCCGAGATCATGGCGCAAAGCCCCCGCATGGCAAACGAATATGCCAAGATCCTGCGGGCCTACATCCACGAAGCCGCAGACGACTGCCCGGACTGCTTTCTGGAATACGCCCCCTTGCGCCGCGGGGCCTTCTGGGGTCTGGGCCGTCTTGCCGAGGTGCGTCCCGAACACGTGGTCGACGCAGCCCCGGATATCATCGCCGCCCTCCATGAGCCCGATGCCGGCATCCGCGGCCTTGCCGCATGGGCTGCCGGGAACCTGCGCCTTGCCGAGGCCGTGCCAGGGCTTCAGGCCAGCGTCCACGACCCCGCATCCCTGGAGATCTACCGCCAGCGCACCCTGAGCTCGACCACGGTCGGCACCCTGGCCGCCGAGGCCCTCGCCGCGCTGGGCAAGTCCGGCCCTTCCCACCCCTAA